The following proteins are co-located in the Syngnathus scovelli strain Florida chromosome 5, RoL_Ssco_1.2, whole genome shotgun sequence genome:
- the LOC125969508 gene encoding uncharacterized protein, translating into MDPVEWENASIGQQRNLNLVQQRDIHDMEVNVPHCYCSDGEPLEDDGPELTRKLNLLRDIEERILHKKAAILIKTFEMIKKKPLDSKAKTLKDRVSTILQQRHCLSSPAKCKMYVSPERDDSPSHSRERQEDHPLKRRVEALMRRRFCDHSGSTTKNPASAHETATPPVTPPPRSQSITSQIQKDNVANKGFERFLSLLNKGVDMDLLSRIVNDDSEHLQLGDQPFNSQHSSVKDDLRRPTSSESLQRNSGAQLLENGGERAALPTSNTSLQCNSGVQLLHNGGDGAELPTSKHYRKERLSVSIDNNKGKDKHSSGSNSVSKSPPTVEQSEKEEKEMVVVDEQHEQLQNILNTLGLSLEMEDLSKLTHRTQERLYGKRNESKSVTPSTTEQPVSPVMSGSCKSDRKSSSSSSLSPSRSCRRSPSHRQLSHNRVSRDRHEKDSLLACGDSRKRTENSFHFYKSQDDVQEQKTVGINNDANISYESPYVHSHCDPDSSFHCPDYDLPNFTHYYSACSGDTNQYWTSTTGASFPPHYSGSYPYSTDTHGSHCAIPSVQHNRHSFRDVSFVNPDLSTSEGQFGSVTAPRNLHVVKMKQPRRRRLPRKKQFEQGKAKRLKRMEEQSRNVQTSRAKSEIPFEVKDTKASGKQAKPTQDHEKQSRKQQTQTDEEIKANLRKMLETFNQMSKNKSHAPPNPYPDTQMCDVGL; encoded by the exons ATGGATCCGGTAGAGTGGGAAAATGCTTCTATCGGGCAACAGAGGAACCTGAACTTAGTTCAACAAAGAGACATTCATGATATGGAAGTGAACGTACCTCATTGCTATTGCAGTGATGGGGAGCCTCTGGAAGATGACGGCCCGGAGCTGACCAGAAAACTTAATCTGCTTCGAGATATTGAGGAGCGAATATTACACAAGAAAGCCGCAATTCTTATAAAGACATTTGAAATGATCAAAAAGAAACCACTAGACTCTAAAGCTAAAACTCTCAAAGACAGGGTGTCTACAATTTTGCAACAGCGACATTGTCTCAGCTCTCCAGCAAAG TGCAAGATGTATGTGTCGCCTGAGCGTGATGACTCTCCAAGCCATAGCAGAGAGCGGCAGGAAGACCATCCCCTGAAACGCAGAGTCGAAGCTTTGATGAGGCGTAGATTCTGTGACCACAGTGGATCTACAACAAAAAATCCA GCTTCCGCTCATGAAACAGCTACGCCACCTGTTACCCCACCTCCCCGCAGTCAAAGTATTACTTCACAAATCCAGAAAGATAATGTCGCCAACAAAGGCTTTGAGCGCTTTCTTAGCTTGCTCAACAAGGGAGTTGACATGGACCTGCTCAGTAGGATCGTCAATGATGACAGCGAACATCTTCAGTTAGGAGACCAGCCCTTTAACAGCCAGCACTCCAGTGTGAAGGATGATTTGCGTCGGCCTACTAGCAGCGAGAGCCTTCAGCGCAACAGTGGAGCCCAGTTACTTGAGAATGGTGGTGAGAGGGCAGCGCTCCCTACTAGCAACACAAGCCTTCAATGCAACAGTGGAGTCCAATTACTTCACAATGGTGGGGACGGGGCAGAGCTTCCCACTAGCAAACATTACCGCAAGGAGAGACTCTCAGTGTCAATTGACAACAACAAGGGCAAAGACAAACACTCTTCAGGCTCCAATAGTGTCTCCAAGTCTCCCCCGACAGTGGAGCAATctgagaaagaagaaaaagaaatggtGGTGGTAGATGAGCAGCATGAACAGCTCCAGAACATTCTAAACACTTTGGGCTTGAGCCTAGAAATGGAAGACTTGAGTAAACTAACACATCGGACTCAAGAGAGGCTGTATGGGAAAAGGAATGAAAGTAAGTCTGTGACTCCCAGCACAACAGAGCAGCCAGTGAGTCCAGTAATGAGTGGATCCTGCAAATCTGACAGgaaatcctcctcctcctcctcattgtCGCCTTCCAGAAGCTGCCGTCGCAGTCCCTCTCACAGGCAGCTCTCCCACAACAGGGTGTCTCGGGATCGTCACGAGAAAGATTCATTGTTAGCATGCGGTGACTCAAGAAAGAGGACAGAAAATTCATTTCATTTCTATAAAAGCCAAGATGATGTGCAAGAACAGAAAACTGTTGGCATAAACAATGATGCCAACATCTCGTATGAGAGCCCTTATGTTCACTCCCATTGTGATCCCGATTCTTCATTCCATTGCCCAGATTACGATTTACCTAATTTCACTCATTACTATTCCGCATGCAGTGGTGACACCAATCAATATTGGACCAGTACTACGGGAGCCAGTTTCCCTCCACACTATTCCGGTAGTTATCCTTACTCAACGGACACCCACGGCTCCCACTGCGCTATCCCCTCAGTGCAACATAACCGCCACTCCTTTCGAGATGTTTCTTTTGTAAATCCCGACCTGTCTACAAGTGAAGGTCAATTTGGCTCAGTCACTGCTCCAAGGAATCTGCATGTTGTCAAAATGAAGCAGCCACGTCGTCGTCGGTTGCCACGGAAGAAGCAGTTTGAGCAAGGGAAAGCCAAAAGGCTAAAACGGATGGAGGAACAAAGTCGAAATGTGCAGACGTCGAGGGCTAAAAGTGAAATTCCCTTTGAAGTTAAAGACACAAAAGCCTCAGGAAAGCAGGCAAAGCCTACCCAAGATCATGAAAAACAATcaagaaaacaacaaacacaaacagaTGAGGAAATTAAGGCAAACCTAAGAAAAATG CTGGAAACATTCAACCAGATGTCGAAGAACAAGTCTCATGCGCCGCCAAATCCCTATCCTGACACACAG ATGTGTGACGTTGGACTGTGA